Genomic window (Deltaproteobacteria bacterium):
TGTTCTGGTCAGCGCGGGAGTGCTGCGCGGAGGCAGGTCCGGCGCCGAGGAGGGCCAGGGCGGCCGGCAACGTCGTGAGGAAACCGCTATGCGGGCGCATCGGGATCCGTTTCACAATAGAGGAAAGGGAACGCGGCGCTCCCAATCTACGCGGCGGTCACCGACCTTGACAAACCCCAGTGGGCGCGTGATAACGGTGACAACGGAGGGAATCCACCATGAGAGTCGTTTTTGTGTTGCTGCTTGGCGGCGTGCTGGCCGTCTCGCTCGCCCGACCCGCGTCGGCGCAAACGAGCACCGGCAGTATCCGAGGGTACGTGACCGATTCGGGCGGGGCGCCGATCGCGGGAGCCCGCGTCAGCGCGGTGAACACGCAGACTTCGGCGGTACGTGAAGTCACGACACAAAGCAACGGGTTCTACGCTATCCTGGGCCTCGTGCCGGCCGAGTATGAGGTCACGGCCCGACAGATCGCCATGGCGGCCCAGAAGCTCAAGGTGCGGGTGCTGATTGGTGAGGTGTTCCCGTTGGACCTGAAGCTCGCCGCGTCAGCAATTCAGGTCGAAGCGGTGACGGTCGTGGCAGCCACCGGCGTGGAGATGCGCACGTCCGAGATTGCTACCAACGTCACGCAACAACAAATCGAGCGGCTACCCACCGCTAGCCGGAACTTCCTCGACCTCGCCGCCCTGGCGCCCGGTGTCACCATTTCCGACGACCGCAACAACAGCGTATCCCGCAACTTCTCGGCTGGTGGCCAGACGGCGAGTACGGTCAACGTCTTCGTCGATGGAACAAGTCTCAAGAACGATCTGACGAACGGCGGAGTCGCCGGACAGGACGCGAGCAAAGGTAATCCGTTCCCGCGAAGCGCCATCCAGGAGTACCGAGTCATCAGCCAGAATTTCAAGGCGGAATACCAGAAGGCATCCAGCGCAATCATCACGGCGACTACGAAGTCCGGCGGCAACGAATGGCACGGGAATGTGCTTTACGGCTATCAAAACAAGGGACTGGTGGCGCTCGACACGTTCCAGCGAGCGCTCAAGAACACCTCCCCGGCAACGTTCACGAAGCCTGACTACAACCGGTCGCTCGTCAGCCTCAGCATGGGTGGCCCGATCAAACGGGATCGACTGTTCTTCTTCGGCGCGTACGAGGGGAATTACCAGAACCGGAACTTTTTCGTGAACTTTCCCACGCCGAGGGCCGGATTCCCGGCGCTCGACACGGTGAATATTACGCAGTACAACGGCAACTTCGGATCGCCGTTCCGCGAGACTATGGTGTTCGGAAAGTTGAACTACACGGTGGATCCGAAATCCGCGGCCGAGCTGAGCTTCAGCACACGCCACGAGACTGACGTGCGAGACTTCGGCAGCGTCAACTGCCAGACAGCATCGATGTGCGCGCTAAATGAAGCGGTGAACTTCGCGCAGGACATCTCGATCGGACAACTCCGCTACAATCGCTATGCGGGTGCGTGGCTGAACGAGGCGAAGGTGGACTACTCGCGCTTTCGTCGCAACCCAGTCCCCAACACGCCGGGCCTGCCCGCACGCGTGTACACGTACCGCGACGTGGGAGGGACACAGACGACGGACGGCTTCATTGGCAGCAATCTCAGCGTTCAGGACTTCACGCAGAGGCGAATCGGCTTTCGGGACGACCTGACCTATTCGCACGGTGGGCAGCACGTGTTCAAGGTGGGTGCCAGCGTGGACTTCGTATCGTACGACGTGTTCAAGGCGAACAACGAGACGCCACGTTTCGCTTATCGCGACACCCTGAACGGCGTCGCGTACAATTACCAGAACCCCTACGAGCTGAAGTATGGCACCGGCAATGCGGCGCTGAACAAGAACAACCAGGAGATCGGCGCCTACATACAAGACGACTGGAGCCCCACCCCCCGACTCACAATTAACCTGGGGGTCCGGTGGGACTTCG
Coding sequences:
- a CDS encoding TonB-dependent receptor, which gives rise to MRVVFVLLLGGVLAVSLARPASAQTSTGSIRGYVTDSGGAPIAGARVSAVNTQTSAVREVTTQSNGFYAILGLVPAEYEVTARQIAMAAQKLKVRVLIGEVFPLDLKLAASAIQVEAVTVVAATGVEMRTSEIATNVTQQQIERLPTASRNFLDLAALAPGVTISDDRNNSVSRNFSAGGQTASTVNVFVDGTSLKNDLTNGGVAGQDASKGNPFPRSAIQEYRVISQNFKAEYQKASSAIITATTKSGGNEWHGNVLYGYQNKGLVALDTFQRALKNTSPATFTKPDYNRSLVSLSMGGPIKRDRLFFFGAYEGNYQNRNFFVNFPTPRAGFPALDTVNITQYNGNFGSPFRETMVFGKLNYTVDPKSAAELSFSTRHETDVRDFGSVNCQTASMCALNEAVNFAQDISIGQLRYNRYAGAWLNEAKVDYSRFRRNPVPNTPGLPARVYTYRDVGGTQTTDGFIGSNLSVQDFTQRRIGFRDDLTYSHGGQHVFKVGASVDFVSYDVFKANNETPRFAYRDTLNGVAYNYQNPYELKYGTGNAALNKNNQEIGAYIQDDWSPTPRLTINLGVRWDFETKMMNYDYVTPQMVIDTLTRYNDSLPKPLDLSRYISTGSNRKPFYGAFQPRLGFSYGLDSDNKTTIFGGLGMYYDRNIFDVSVDETLKLTHPEFTINFAPPGSTTAPPGQALWSDSYLTADKATLDALVHSQGVPEAWLIDKDAKVPKSYQWNLGIRRVLGSFAVSATYAGVRGVDQLAMNFGKSGLRPDGTCCVPDFNLNAHGFSNFIYSTNDAKTWYDALQITIDRPYRRSSENFGWGVGLAYTYATRSVQGQDNLGDL